The Apis mellifera strain DH4 linkage group LG8, Amel_HAv3.1, whole genome shotgun sequence genome contains a region encoding:
- the LOC107964792 gene encoding coiled-coil-helix-coiled-coil-helix domain-containing protein 7 produces the protein MIMSTSNISDKKVVVSELREKLTQDPNLINPCLEEYNFTAKCLEKNKYDYNKCLLYVENYKVCKKFWAKIINYRKIKNIKPYIPLPEERQKIKAEYLQSQNK, from the exons atgataatgagTACTTCAAATATTAGTGATAAAAAAGTAGTCGTATCTGAATTACGAGAAAAACTCACGCAGGATCCAAATTTAATCAATCCTTGTTTAGag gaatataattttactgcaaaatgtttagaaaaaaataaatatgattataataaatgtttattatatgttgaaaattataaagtctgcaaaaaattttgg gcaaagataataaattatcgaaagataaaaaatataaaacccTATATTCCTTTACCAGAAGAAcgacaaaaaataaaagcagaatatttacaatcacaaaataaataa
- the LOC409165 gene encoding calreticulin, translated as MRSFCSFLLLLAITIATAEIYFEEKFLDDSWEKNWVYSEHPGKEFGKFILGHGKFWNDPENDKGIQTSQDARFYALSRKFKPFSNKDKTLVIQFTVKHEQNIDCGGGYVKIFDCSLDQKDMHGDSPYQIMFGPDICGPGTKKVHVIFSYKGKNLLINKDIRCKDDIYTHLYTLIVKPDNTYKVLIDNEEVESGELEADWDFLPPKKIKDPSQSKPEDWDDKPTIPDPDDQKPEDWDKPEHIPDPEATKPEDWDDEMDGEWEAPMIDNPEYKGEWKPKQIDNPNYKGPWIHPEIDNPEYTPDPELYKRDEICAIGFDLWQVRSGTIFDNVLITDDPEVARKFGEEVWKPTLEGEKKMKETQDEEERKQRQKESKENEDNKDDDDDEDADEEENNVPDTEEHDEL; from the exons ATGCGATCTTTCTGCTCATTTTTGCTTCTGTTGGCGATTACAATCGCCACAGCAGAGATCtactttgaagaaaaatttcttgatg ATTCCTGGGAAAAAAATTGGGTGTATTCTGAACATCCTGGAAAAGAATTTGGAAAGTTTATTTTAGGGCATGGAAAATTCTGGAATGATCCAGAAAATGATAAAG GTATCCAAACATCTCAAGATGCAAGATTTTATGCCTtaagtagaaaatttaaacCATTCAGTAACAAAGACAAAACACTTGTCATTCAATTTACTGTTAAACatgaacaaaatattgattgtGGTGGTggatatgttaaaatatttgactGTTCTTTGGATCAAAAAGATATGCATGGTGATAGCCCATATCAAATTATGTTtg gaCCTGATATTTGTGGACCAGGAACAAAGAAAGTTCATGTGATCTTCAGTTATAAGGGAAAGAATCTTCTGATTAATAAGGATATTCGTTGTAAAGATGATATTTATACTCACTTATATACTTTGATAGTTAAACCTGATAATACATataag gTTCTAATTGACAATGAAGAAGTGGAATCTGGTGAACTAGAAGCAGATTGGGATTTTCTTCcaccaaaaaaaattaaagatccaTCTCAGAGCAAACCTGAAGATTGGGATGACAAACCTACCATTCCCGATCCTGATGACCAAAAGCCAGAAGATTGGGATAAACCTGAGCATATTCCTGATCCTGAAGCTACTAAACCTGAAGATTGGGATGATGAAATGGATGGAGAATGGGAAGCTCCAATGATTGATAATCCTGAATATAAA gGTGAATGGAAACCAAAACAAATTGATAATCCTAACTACAAAGGACCATGGATTCACCCAGAAATTGATAATCCTGAATACACACCTGAtccagaattatataaaagagatgAAATTTGCGCTATTGGTTTTGATCTATGGCAAGTGAGATCTGgaacaatttttgataatgttCTTATCACAGATGATCCTGAAGTTGCTCGTAAATTTGGCGAAGAAGTTTGGAAACCTACATTA GAAGgtgaaaaaaagatgaaagaaactCAAgatgaggaagaaagaaaacaaagacaaaaagaaagcaaagaaaatgaagataataaggatgatgatgatgatgaagatGCAGATGAAGAGGAAAATAACGTCCCTGATACTGAA gagcatgatgaattgtaa
- the LOC409166 gene encoding E3 ubiquitin-protein ligase TRIM23 yields the protein MTNNIDHLNKYFKQTLKPTVRTNVLECRVCEEVFTIDGIKVPRLLHCGHTVCHSCLLRLRPCMTDQQFLLCPFDRQPTGISQNNIYNLKKNFALIELLERLEQSNSEKLLLLEKERLQSSQSCDEDEAHTAVLYCTICMTHLCENCDSIIHSSKTLSKHKRVPLSEKPKDKPKCPVHTTHVAEFTCTQEGCHNSLMCYLCKDYGRHSTHKLALVEVEAENIRKSIITALQKMTQFMESMRDTANRIETVIQELEGWTIEDARQRVRQHFEELRALLADQENAAISCVETETRERLCALRQQQQDLTTTRSQVADVCIQCESILDSEDWKLLSSATKVKEVLTTLKQQQQHYAQLDPDFLTPESSIPIIFSRDNRVHIGTKIDMRVVILGLDGAGKTSILSAMRGITLSGPPIPTIGFNVENLEYKNLVFTLWDVGGQQKFRPLWKHYYHNTQAVIFVVDASDRSRFKEAQNELSKIVNERELKDALFLIYANKQDVSGSASVEELTEILCLQKLCCGRAWHIQGSSLITNDCGSTQGLDWLTQQLGAHETLYTIPMVS from the exons atgacTAATAACATAGATCatctgaataaatattttaaacagacTTTGAAACCTACTGTAAGAACAAAT gtGTTAGAATGTCGTGTTTGTGAAGAAGTATTTACTATTGATGGAATAAAAGTACCAAGATTGTTACATTGTGGTCATACAGTATGTCATTCTTGTCTTTTACGATTGAGACCTTGTATGACAGATCAACAGTTTTTATTGTGTCCTTTTGATAGACAACCAACAGGCATtagtcaaaataatatttataatttgaagaaaaattttgctttgattgaattattagaaagaTTAGAACAATCCAACAGTGAGAAACTATTGTTACTTGAAAAGGAAAGACTTCAATCTAGTCAATCTTGTGATGAAGATGAAGCTCATACTGCAgtattatattgtacaatttGTATGACTCACTTATGTGAAAATTGTGATAGTATTATTCATTCTTCAAAAACATTAAGCAAACATAAGCGTGTACCTCTATCAGAAAAACCAAAAGATAAACCTAAATGTCCAGTACATACAACACATGTAGCAGAATTTACTTGCACTCAGGAAGGCTGTCACAATTCTCTTATGTGTTATTTATGCAAGGATTATGGTAGACATAGCACACATaag TTAGCTTTGGTAGAAGTTGAGgcagaaaatattagaaaatctaTAATCACTGCTTTACAGAAAATGACTCAATTTATGGAGAGTATGAGAGATACAGCAAATAGAATcg AAACAGTGATACAAGAGTTAGAAGGATGGACAATAGAAGATGCAAGACAAAGAGTACGTCAACACTTTGAGGAATTAAGAGCTCTTTTGGCTGATCAAGAAAATGCAGCTATATCTTGTGTTGAAACAGAAACACGTGAGAGATTGTGCGCTTTGagacaacaacaacaagatTTAACTACTACAAGATCTCAGGTAGCTGATGTGTGCATTCAATGTGAAAGCATTTTAGATTCTGAAGATTGGAAACTATTAAGTAGTGCAACAAAAGTTAAAGAAGTGTTAACTACAttgaaacaacaacaacaacattaTGCTCAACTTGATCCTGATTTTCTCACACCTGAATCTTCTATACCCATAATATTCAGTCGG gATAATAGAGTACATATTggtacaaaaattgatatgcgTGTTGTAATCTTGGGGTTGGATGGTGCTGGAAAAACAAGTATTCTGTCAGCTATGAGAGGTATCACGCTTTCTGGACCACCAATCCCTACAATTGGCTTCAATGTAGAAAATCTAGAGTATAAAAATCTAGTATTTACTTTATGGGATGTTGGTGGACAGCAAAAATTCAGGCCATTATGGAAACATTACTATCATAATACACAGGCTGTTATTTTTGTTGTTGATGCTAGTGATAGATCTAGATTTAAAGAAGCGCAAaatgaattatcaaaaattgtaaatgaacGTGAATTGAAGGATGCTTTGTTTCTCATATATGCTAATAAACAG gatGTCAGTGGTAGTGCCAGTGTTGAAGAATTAACTGAAATCTTATGTTTGCAAAAATTATGTTGTGGTAGAGCATGGCATATACAAGGTTCATCTTTAATCACAAATGATTGTGGTTCTACACAAGGTTTAGATTGGTTAACTCAACAATTAGGTGCACATGAAACATTGTATACGATACCAATGgtatcgtaa
- the LOC411698 gene encoding ethanolaminephosphotransferase 1, whose amino-acid sequence MYQKLSFEVEYLTEQHLTGFETYKYSSVDTSPLSVYIMHPFWNKVVHYCPKWVAPNVLTFFGFLFTVFNFTLFAFYDYYLYASSDDKLQYPPIPRWVFALGAFNVFMAYTLDGIDGKQARRTQTSGPLGELFDHGLDSWTTMLISVCMFSVFGRTDFSVSPLRMYFILWNVFISFYLTHWEKYNTGVLFLPWGYDLSMVGTIIVFIISSIGGHRTWKIVFPGGIPVGVMFEILLYVTAIVSSLPVVLWNIYKSYRDKTGKMRTFVDAIRPLLPLAVLFMISTIWIVHSPSNIIEKDPRIIFLAIGTIFSNICCRLIVSQMSNTRCELLSWILLPIAVAAVFSFILPNIDLVFTYILAIIALLAHIHYGTCVVRQMCRHFRIYTFRIKDRTD is encoded by the exons ATGTATCAGAAATTAAGTTTTGAAGTCGAATACCTTACTGAGCAACATCTTACCGGCTTCGAAACTTATAAA tatAGCTCAGTGGATACAAGTCCTCTTAGTGTATACATTATGCATCCATTTTGGAATAAAGTAGTTCat taTTGTCCAAAATGGGTTGCTCCAAATGTATTAACTTTCTTTGGATTTCTTTTTACTGTGttcaattttacattatttgcattttatgattattatttatatgcatCAAGTgatgataaattacaatatcctCCTATACCAAGATGGGTCTTTGCCTTAGGTGCATTCAATGTATTTATGGCATATACTCTTg ATGGTATTGATGGGAAACAAGCACGACGTACACAAACATCTGGACCTTTAGGAGAATTATTTGATCACGGATTAGACAGTTGGACAACAATGCTTATTAGTGTTTGTATGTTTTCTGTCTTTGGACGGACAGATTTTAGTGTATCACCATTAAGAATGTATTTCATCTTATGGAATGTGTTTATCAGTTTCTATTTGACTCAttgggaaaaatataatacaggGGTATTATTCCTTCCTTGGGGATATGACCTATCTATGGTA ggtactattattgtttttatcataTCTAGTATAGGTGGACATAGAActtggaaaattgtttttcctgGTGGTATACCAGTAGGAGTgatgtttgaaatattactttatgtTACTGCGATTGTATCTAGTTTACCTGTGGTATTGTGGAATATATACAA atcatATAGAGATAAAACTGGTAAAATGCGAACATTTGTAGATGCTATAAGACCTTTATTGCCTTTAGCAGTACTCTTTATGATTTCAACAATTTGGATAGTCCATTCACCTAGTAATATCATAGAAAAAGATcccagaataatttttttagcaatTGGAActatcttttcaaatatatgt tgTCGTTTAATTGTATCACAAATGAGCAATACTAGATGTGAACTATTATCATGGATACTACTACCTATAGCAGTTGCAGCAgtgttttcatttatcttaCCTAACATAGATCTAGTGTTTACATATATTCTTGCTATTATAGCTTTATTAGCACATATTCATTATGGAACATGTGtg gTACGTCAAATGTGTCGTCATTTTCGTATTTATACATTCCGTATTAAAGATCGTACAGACTGA
- the LOC726297 gene encoding cytochrome c oxidase subunit 7C, mitochondrial, with protein sequence MSAIRTVLRNFTRSFKTTTVRKSEDHGPEGYPGANLPINIQNRYVLTATFILFFGSGLSLPFLVLRYHLLK encoded by the exons ATGTCAGCTATAAGAACagttttacgaaattttacaAGATCTTTCAAAACTACTACTGTAAGAAAAAGTGAAGATCATGGACCGGAAGGTTACCCTGGTGct aatcttccaataaatatccaaaataGATATGTGTTAACTGCaactttcattcttttctttggAAGTGGAttatctcttcctttcttagTTCTTCGTTATCACTTGCTGAAGTAA
- the LOC727649 gene encoding uncharacterized protein LOC727649: MLHSKATAALLRLKEMDRKYNIKRNEGKRVHNNISTESSPEGSPRVLQVNSKPLNNKYKSEDPILPIILAEKEIKSKASPKSKMEIEISINHEKGDESSVNDSLTLKKSFIMSPETKSIIENKNIEIEEEKDISKAKVSPKNILTLQTISEVKVKIPMLGSGDSSRNSDNSSVATVLSKRSDVSEIISETIKSVNEISSRKSDEKLNISRMIMIEDNVSISNVDDNETTIEEVIRISEEKSEITAELSHILDKNISIEKVSSREERKIHYEDDTFEEASSSVESASSVEEKLKDTLEEDTVISGVKQIKITPHKQTKIIPKIMINEDRDREIVEIVPPKIMQSNSECDIGLDEELSNYVRTTENLDEAVPINLLKLSKQITPMKKHFKRKKYRKLSNEIAEEKTDSSVASEYDKLECKENSRETNVGGKESITSIKSIKSEKKKIFLLNEQNKEENIDEIEEGKLNINVESRDSEMIFKEDKFLREIPKQSDVTSTLRKLNKDAINAIVRRNRIQIPLEVSDKPIHCKNCKTIVKLAPTNITTNIDDDSDASSLENIKTFKECNHEEKIKQKKTKNKKISKSSRNRKSSNYSKIEEKHSKFDYKQTYRLKKYAAILKLQQEREDIRNYLLELEHTRLQFDPNDSMIFQLPVFKPLEFPKIAAFIKPDTEDTKFNTKDEVVELQKRILMIRQWLKDQYILYRNYSNLAQTVNSKYIPVSLEDAKRTIRQLQKATFNR, from the exons atgttgCATTCAAAAGCGACAGCTGCTTTGTTGAGATTGAAGGAAATGGAtagaaagtataatataaaacgcaATGAGGGTAAACGAGTTCACAATAATATTAGTACTGAAAGTTCTCCGGAAGGCTCTCCAAGGGTCCTGCAAGTTAATTCTAAGcctttaaataacaaatataaatcagAAGATCCAATTTTACCAATTATACTTgcggaaaaagaaataaagtctAAG GCATCTCCTAAATCCAAAATGGAGATTgagatttcaattaatcatGAAAAAGGTGATGAATCTTCAGTCAATGATAGCCTGACCTTGAAAAAGTCATTTATAATGTCTCCTGAAACAAAAtccataattgaaaataaaaatattgaaattgaggaGGAAAAAGATATCTCAAAGGCAAAAGTATctcctaaaaatattttaactttgcaAACTATTTCTGAAGTCAAGGTTAAAATTCCTATGCTAGGATCTGGGGATTCTTCACGAAACAGTGATAATTCTTCTGTTGCTACAGTACTTTCCAAACGGTCAGATgtttctgaaataatttcagaaaCTATTAAATCTGTGAACGAGATTTCATCTAGAAAAAGTGAcgagaaattgaatatatctaGAATGATAATGATCGAGGATAACGTTTCAATATCTAACGTCGATGATAATGAAACGACAATAGAGGAAGTTATCAGAATAAGTGAAGAAAAAAGCGAAATCACAGCCGAATTATCACatatattggataaaaatatttctatagaaaAAGTTTCTTCTAGAGAGGAACGAAAGATACATTACGAAGATGATACTTTTGAAGAAGCTTCAAGTTCTGTTGAATCAGCTAGTTCTGTAGAAGAAAAACTAAAGGATACTTTAGAAGAGGATACTGTAATTTCTGGGGTAAAACAAATCAAGATTACGCCACACaagcaaacaaaaattattccgaAAATAATGATCAATGAAGACAG agACAGAGAAATCGTAGAAATAGTTCCGCCAAAAATAATGCAGAGCAATAGCGAGTGTGATATCGGTCTTGATGAGGAGCTATCGAATTATGTAAGAACGACAGAAAATCTTGACGAAGCAGTACCTATTAATCTTCTAAAGCTATCTAAACAAATAACACCGATGAAAAAGCACttcaaaaggaaaaagtatAGGAAGTTGTCCAATGAAATTGCAGAGGAGAAAACTGACTCTTCCGTGGCTTCTGAATATGATAAATTGGAATGTAAAGAAAACAGCAGAGAAACTAATGTAGGAGGGAAAGAATCTATAACATCTAT aaaaagtataaaaagtgaaaaaaagaaaattttcttattgaatGAGCAAAACAAGGAAGAAAACATTGATGAaatagaagaaggaaaattaaatattaatgtagaaAGTAGAGATTCGGAAATGATTTTcaaagaagataaatttttaagagagaTTCCAAAACAGTCAGATGTTACTAGTACTTtacgaaaattgaataagGATGCAATTAATGCCATAGTTAGAAGAAACAGGATTCAAATACCATTAGAAGTTTCAGACAAACCTAtacattgtaaaaattgtaaaacgaTAGTGAAGCTTGCTCCTACAAATATAACTACTAATATAGACGATGACAGTGATGCTTCatctttagaaaatattaaaacg tTCAAGGAATGTAAtcatgaagaaaaaattaaacagaaaaaaactaaaaacaaaaagatttcaaagtcatcgagaaatcgaaaatcatcaaattatagcaaaattgaagaaaagcaTTCAAAATTCGATTACAAACAAacatatcgtttaaaaaaatatgcagcaattttaaaattgcaacaaGAACGTGAAGATATCCGTAATTACTTACTGGAGTTAGAACATACGCGATTACAATTTGATCCAAATGATTctatgatatttcaattacCTGTTTTTAAACCACTGGAGTTTCCAAAAATTGCAGCATTTATCAAGCctg acaCAGAGGATACAAAGTTCAATACCAAAGATGAAGTTGTTGAGTTACAGAAgagaatattaatgataaggCAATGGTTGAAGGATCAATACATTCTTTATAGGAACTACAGCAATCTAGCACAGACAgtgaattcaaaatatattcctgTTAGCCTAGAGGATGCAAAAAga ACGATTCGCCAGTTACAAA